In Syngnathus scovelli strain Florida chromosome 10, RoL_Ssco_1.2, whole genome shotgun sequence, the following are encoded in one genomic region:
- the frem1b gene encoding FRAS1-related extracellular matrix protein 1b isoform X7 gives MAAMSASPPLLLLLLLAGAVAGVIVEVNAGMQVARGRSAFLGKEMLQIRTEPDAHCKVEVVLNQPLTQRVGRMTPQVFDCDFLPDEVVYQHNGSPLLDSDQVLLRVYRLGSSETRVETVVVRVRVVDRSPGLVDLGPTTLGVPNFYALSNAIDRSVVNIRSQHGAACTVRLVTAAGVLTAGQLVREDDPLQRKGMGLFTKPPTSFHGPTDSFEGRDVAALCPGNRACASGTKEVHFLKTNCHDFLSLGLKYRHLSPPSPDLDYIAISVELREQETRALLETQSLWLPVRIVGATPNQPPRATFMASFILEVDQFVLTPITTATLDAEDLEGPKDGLAFNVSVPPPRGYITHLDKHSKPVGSFSWSDLHYLKVAYQPPNSSRPARDNFQMEFRAIDASDAFSPPIVVHVSIRAAETDAPRVSWNTGLDLLEGQSRAITWEELQIVDRDNLDDVVLVAVDGPTHGCLIVRGVKAFAFGVRDLREGMVAYEHSDSESTRDHVVFRISDGRHSLRYKFPINILPRDDMPPSLVNNVALEVPEGGALRLRPAALLASDPDSPDDHILFRVDTLPRAGRLVSRADPRNPGLPVTSFLQRELTQGLIFYQHSGDEIFEDSFDVTLADSHVPPNLSEAYTVSVVVFPMEDELPVESGGSVRHLTLKETQVAFVTRAHLRFSHPEHPHADLTYTITLPCHSPTRPSLMDAGRLIFVDGAAALRRDPTAPALKSFTQVGAWMGGQAVDRSADRACCGPWQHGVDHLKVAYMPPLEDIGPDPLDVRFVFTVSDRRGGALSGLDFNITVTPVNDRPPEAFTNLLRVEEGGTVCVTDEHVLVRDSDTHQSNLKVLLERPPRCGRLELRGQSLGPGDSFTLADLRGLAVRYVHDDSESTEDDAGLRVTDGVNAVLLDLLIHVVPVNDVPPQLNAGLQGELRCPEGGRVQLTADYVAATDRDSEDAELIFMLLRKPARGELHRAGLPVDKFTQMDLLQGHVFYVHTGGEIGPASTSDTVTLIISDGNEGGTDGCCVPLHGTLPVYDLNITLLPVNNKIPSVVLGASALQVDEGLRVCLRGAILGASDPDSTPEQLTFHLDAKPLHGFLENVQPAAGSEKSNAGIAVESFKLDELTSGFVNYVQSEHKGAEPTADRLLISVSDGLHHSASVPVDIVIKPTNDEAPSLRLANFTVKEGGTRELTPSLLDAFDLDAPPDELTFSLSAAPAHGSLKASVSHPGKEASASAIAVMSFTLRQLRQGMHLWYAHDDSESLDDRLTLRLTDGVHSLSATATVTVQPVDDHPPHLLKNAGAEVEPGVRRRLSTVVLQAEDADTPAHELFYLLHATPRLGNLQLESETGPMELGAGQNFTQDDVDANRLSYMPGERTDAAGFKGHDGFSFSLSDLEHQSSLHTFSINISAAHKGDIFVWTGEVRVRAGERVVLNTDFLRAWDGGGRPKRLRYTVTVAPRHGLLHAGTQPGVPLDTFTQMDVAAQRVCYTHDNGQLQRSDTFSFVVSNGERTQVGSVHLSIEEVDRIPPTLEVNAGMRVQDGGMATITAEHLRLSDAQASASKLTFTLTRLPRYGRLLLRGIPLGSAPSLLTQAGFTQADVDGRQLAYRHDPGADPTSRPLNDSFHFLPADGRNRGYLKYGQLRTEPAVFHIHVEHADRSAPFLTALGCPSEVVQLSDSRQALLITSKHLRAADTRSPSDQLQFAVITPPRFGHLENIRTGAYVQGRFSQRDVEGRSLVYVVPADVDVTEDGFLFRLSDPAGNVAVPQMLNLSWSRIELTASCFRMCETAGMLQIQIQRRGKSVDPAYVAIQAQDGTAKAGRDFTHSTAGLIQFDPGVDRKTWNIYLEADGLEENDEDFTVTLRNPKNAVLGQTTSAKVEIIDPRGGRCNLSIEQTAKATPPPTVATPPLAVATLLPAEDDVMLDVEAELLWETTHPPRGDVPNRRPFTDDHGQEDLQDQPHPPHTHKEVAKNAGNDGLKGMTKWSNHTSSMC, from the exons TCGCCCGGCCTGGTGGACTTGGGCCCGACCACCCTGGGGGTTCCCAACTTTTATGCACTCTCCAATGCCATTGACCGCTCGGTCGTCAACATCAGAAGCCAGCACGGTGCGGCGTGCACCGTGCGATTGGTCACCGCCGCTGGAGTGCTGACCGCCGGCCAGCTGGTGCGGGAGGACGATCCTCTCCAGAGGAAAGGTATGGGGCTGTTTACCAAGCCCCCCACTTCCTTCCACGGTCCGACCGACTCATTTGAAG GTCGTGACGTGGCAGCACTTTGCCCGGGCAACCGAGCCTGCGCGTCGGGCACCAAGGAAGTCCATTTCCTGAAGACCAACTGCCACGACTTCCTGAGTTTGGGCCTCAAGTACCGACACCTAAGCCCGCCCTCGCCCGACCTTGACTACATCGCCATCAGCGTGGAGCTGAGGGAGCAGGAGACCAGGGCTCTGCTGGAG ACGCAGTCTCTGTGGCTGCCTGTCCGGATCGTCGGGGCAACGCCCAACCAGCCACCGCGGGCCACCTTCATGGCGTCCTTCATCCTGGAAGTGGACCAGTTTGTCCTGACGCCCATCACCACCGCCACACTGGACGCTGAAGACCTCGAGGGCCCCAAAGACGGGCTGGCGTTCAACGTGAGCGTCCCACCTCCCCGAGGCTACATCACCCACCTGGACAAGCATAGCAAGCCGGTCGGCTCATTCAGCTGGTCCGACCTCCACTACCTTAAGGTGGCCTACCAGCCGCCCAACAGCAGCCGCCCCGCGCGCGACAACTTTCAG ATGGAGTTCCGGGCCATTGATGCTTCCGACGCTTTCAGTCCGCCCATTGTTGTCCATGTGTCCATCAGGGCAGCGGAGACCGACGCGCCCCGGGTCTCCTGGAACACGG GTTTAGACCTGCTGGAGGGTCAATCGCGAGCCATCACGTGGGAGGAGCTGCAGATTGTGGACCGCGACAACCTCGATGACGTCGTCCTGGTTGCTGTGGATGGGCCCACCCACGGGTGCCTCATTGTGAGAG GTGTGAAGGCGTTTGCGTTCGGTGTGCGAGACCTGCGCGAGGGCATGGTGGCCTACGAGCACTCGGACAGTGAGAGCACCCGCGATCATGTGGTCTTCCGCATCAGCGACGGGCGCCATAGCCTGCGCTATAAGTTCCCCATCAACATCCTGCCACGCGACGACATGCCGCCCTCCCTGGTCAACAATGTGGCGCTGGAGGTGCCCGAGGGTGGCGCCCTCAGGCTGCGCCCAGCCGCCCTCTTAGCCTCCGACCCGGATTCGCCCGACGACCACATCCTCTTCAGGGTGGACACCCTCCCCAGGGCCGGCCGGCTTGTCTCCAGAGCCGACCCACGCAACCccg GCCTTCCAGTCACTTCCTTCCTCCAGCGCGAGTTGACTCAGGGTCTGATCTTCTACCAACACTCCGGAGACGAAATCTTTGAGGACTCCTTTGATGTCACGCTGGCCGACTCGCACGTGCCGCCCAACCTCTCGGAAGCTTAC ACGGTGTCAGTGGTGGTGTTCCCGATGGAGGACGAGCTCCCGGTGGAGTCCGGAGGCAGCGTGCGTCACCTGACGCTGAAGGAGACTCAAGTGGCCTTTGTCACCCGCGCGCACCTGCGCTTCAGCCACCCCGAACACCCACATGCCGACCTCACCTACACCATCACCCTGCCCTGTCACAGCCCGACGCGTCCCAG TTTGATGGACGCCGGCCGCCTCATCTTTGTAGACGGCGCCGCCGCCCTGCGGCGGGACCCCACGGCGCCGGCGCTCAAGTCCTTCACACAGGTGGGTGCGTGGATGGGCGGGCAAGCGGTGGACCGGAGTGCTGACCGCGCGTGTTGTGGCCCGTGGCAGCACGGGGTCGACCACCTGAAGGTGGCGTACATGCCGCCCCTGGAGGACATCGGCCCTGACCCACTCGATGTCCGATTTGTCTTCACTGTCAGCGACCGTCGCGGCGGTGCCCTTTCCGGCCTTGACTTCAATATCACCGTCACACCCGTGAACGACCGGCCGCCCGAG GCTTTCACCAACCTGCTGCGCGTGGAGGAAGGTGGGACGGTGTGCGTGACGGACGAGCACGTGCTGGTGCGCGACAGCGACACCCACCAATCGAACCTCAAGGTGTTGCTGGAGCGCCCGCCGCGCTGCGGTCGACTGGAACTGCGTGGGCAGAGCCTGGGACCCGGCGACTCATTCACGCTGGCCGATCTCAGAGGACTCGCCGTCAG GTACGTCCACGACGACTCGGAGAGCACAGAGGACGACGCCGGACTTCGCGTGACGGATGGCGTCAACGCCGTCTTGCTAGACCTGCTCATCCAC GTGGTGCCCGTGAACGACGTACCTCCGCAGCTGAACGCGGGCCTGCAGGGCGAGCTGCGCTGCCCCGAGGGCGGCCGCGTCCAGCTGACTGCTGACTACGTGGCGGCCACTGACCGCGACAGTGAGGATGCCGAGCTGATTTTCATGTTGCTGCGGAAGCCCGCCAGGGGCGAGCTGCACAGGGCGGGACTTCCAGTGGACAAGTTCACCCAGATGGACCTCCTGCAGGGTCACGTGTTCTACGTGCACACGG GTGGCGAGATTGGCCCCGCCTCCACATCCGACACCGTCACGCTCATCATCTCCGACGGCAACGAGGGCGGGACAGACGGCTGTTGCGTACCTCTGCATGGCACGCTCCCTGTGTACGACCTCAACATCACGCTGCTTCCGGTCAATAACAAAATTCCCAGCGTGGTCCTGG GAGCGTCCGCGTTGCAGGTGGACGAGGGTTTGAGGGTGTGCCTGCGCGGAGCCATCCTGGGGGCCTCGGACCCCGATAGCACTCCCGAGCAGCTGACCTTTCACTTGGATGCCAAGCCCCTGCACGGCTTCCTGGAAAACGTTCAGCCAGCAGCCGGGTCAGAAAAGAGCAATGCGGGAATCGCCGTAG AGTCATTCAAGCTGGACGAGTTGACGTCGGGCTTCGTCAACTACGTCCAATCAGAACACAAAGGGGCGGAGCCCACGGCGGACCGATTGCTCATTAGTGTGAGTGATGGCTTGCATCACTCTGCCTCTGTCCCCGTCGACATCGTCATCAAGCCCACCAATGATGAGGCGCCGTCGCTGCGTCTCGCCAACTTTACA GTGAAGGAGGGAGGCACGCGGGAGTTGACACCGTCCCTCCTGGACGCCTTTGACCTGGATGCCCCCCCGGACGAGCTGACCTTCAGCCTGTCAGCGGCGCCGGCGCACGGCAGCCTGAAGGCGAGCGTCTCCCACCCCGGAAAAGAGGCCAGCGCTTCCGCCATCGCCGTCATGTCCTTCACCCTGCGGCAGCTGCGCCAGG GCATGCACCTGTGGTACGCGCACGATGACTCGGAGAGTCTGGATGACCGGCTGACTCTGCGACTGACAGACGGCGTCCACTCGCTCAGTGCTACCGCCACCGTTACCGTGCAGCCCGTTGACGACCACCCGCCCCACCTCCTCAA GAATGCCGGGGCAGAGGTGGAGCCTGGTGTGCGGCGGCGGCTCTCTACCGTGGTCCTTCAGGCCGAGGATGCCGACACGCCGGCGCATGAACTCTTCTACCTGctgcacgccacgccacgcttgGGAAATCTGCAGTTGGAG AGCGAGACTGGCCCGATGGAGCTGGGGGCAGGTCAGAACTTCACTCAGGATGACGTGGATGCAAACCGGCTGAGCTACATGCCTGGCGAGCGCACCGACGCGGCCGGGTTCAAAGGTCACGACGGGTTCAGCTTCAGCCTCAGCGACCTGGAACACCAAAGCTCGCTCCACACCTTTTCTATCAACATCAGCGCCGCCCACAAAG GTGACATCTTTGTGTGGACGGGCGAGGTGCGCGTAAGGGCGGGAGAGCGCGTGGTCCTGAACACCGACTTCCTACGGGCGTGGGACGGCGGTGGGCGCCCCAAGCGGCTGCGCTACACGGTGACGGTGGCGCCGCGCCACGGCCTGCTGCACGCCGGAACGCAGCCTGGCGTGCCGCTCGACACCTTCACGCAAATGGACGTGGCTGCGCAGCGCGTCTGCTACACGCACGACAACGGGCAACTGCAACGCAGCGACACCTTCAG TTTTGTGGTGAGCAACGGTGAGCGGACACAAGTCGGCAGCGTGCATTTGTCCATCGAAGAGGTAGACCGCATCCCGCCGACGTTGGAGGTCAACGCGGGCATGCGCGTGCAAGACGGCGGCATGGCGACCATCACCGCCGAGCACCTGCGGCTCAGTGATGCTCAGGCGTCTGCCTCCAAGCTCACCTTCACGCTGACCCGGCTGCCGCGATACGGACGCTTGCTGCTGCGGGGCATCCCGCTCGGCTCCGCGCCCAGCCTCCTGACGCAGGCGGGCTTCACCCAGGCGGACGTGGATGGGCGCCAACTGGCTTACCGGCATGACCCGGGGGCCGACCCGACGAGCCGGCCGCTCAACGACAGCTTCCACTTCCTGCCTGCCGACGGCCGCAACCGGGGCTACTTGAAATACGGGCAGTTGAGGACGGAGCCGGCTGTCTTTCACATACAC GTGGAGCATGCGGACCGCTCGGCTCCCTTCCTAACTGCCTTGGGTTGCCCCAGCGAGGTGGTCCAGCTGAGCGACAGCCGCCAGGCACTGTTGATCACGTCCAAGCATCTGCGGGCCGCCGACACTCGCAGTCCGTCTGATCAGCTCCAGTTTGCCGTTATCACACCGCCCCGCTTTGGCCACCTGGAGAATATCCGCACCG GAGCTTAcgtccaaggccgtttctcacagCGAGATGTAGAGGGGCGCTCGCTGGTCTACGTGGTGCCTGCCGACGTAGACGTGACGGAAGACGGCTTCCTGTTCCGACTAAGCGACCCGGCAGGGAACGTCGCCGTGCCGCAAAT GCTGAACCTTTCCTGGTCCCGAATCGAGTTGACAGCCAGCTGTTTTCGGATGTGCGAGACGGCGGGAATGCTCCAGATCCAGATTCAACGGCGTGGGAAGAGTGTCGACCCGGCCTACGTGGCCATCCAG GCACAGGACGGGACTGCCAAAGCGGGTAGAGACTTTACACACAGCACAGCCGGACTGATACAGTTCGATCCAG GAGTGGACAGGAAAACGTGGAACATTTACCTGGAAGCCGACGGCCTGGAGGAGAATGACGAGGACTTCACGGTCACGTTGAGGAACCCCAAGAACGCCGTCTTGGGACAGACGACCTCAGCCAAGGTGGAAATAATTGACCCCAGAGGAG GACGTTGCAACCTCAGCATAGAGCAAACTGCCAAGGCCACTCCCCCTCCGACGGTTGCCACACCTCCTCTGGCGGTTGCCACACTCCTTCCGGCAGAGGATGACGTCATGCTGGATGTGGAGGCGGAGCTTCTGTGGGAGACCACCCACCCTCCCCGAGGCGACGTCCCGAACCGTCGACCCTTTACGGATGACCATGGCCAGGAAGATCTGCAGGACCAACcgcaccccccccacacacacaaagaagtcGCCAAAAATGCCGGCAATGATGGACTCAAG GGAATGACTAAATGGTCGAATCACACATCTTCCATGTGCTAA
- the frem1b gene encoding FRAS1-related extracellular matrix protein 1b isoform X8 produces the protein MAAMSASPPLLLLLLLAGAVAGVIVEVNAGMQVARGRSAFLGKEMLQIRTEPDAHCKVEVVLNQPLTQRVGRMTPQVFDCDFLPDEVVYQHNGSPLLDSDQVLLRVYRLGSSETRVETVVVRVRVVDRSPGLVDLGPTTLGVPNFYALSNAIDRSVVNIRSQHGAACTVRLVTAAGVLTAGQLVREDDPLQRKGMGLFTKPPTSFHGPTDSFEGRDVAALCPGNRACASGTKEVHFLKTNCHDFLSLGLKYRHLSPPSPDLDYIAISVELREQETRALLETQSLWLPVRIVGATPNQPPRATFMASFILEVDQFVLTPITTATLDAEDLEGPKDGLAFNVSVPPPRGYITHLDKHSKPVGSFSWSDLHYLKVAYQPPNSSRPARDNFQMEFRAIDASDAFSPPIVVHVSIRAAETDAPRVSWNTGLDLLEGQSRAITWEELQIVDRDNLDDVVLVAVDGPTHGCLIVRGVKAFAFGVRDLREGMVAYEHSDSESTRDHVVFRISDGRHSLRYKFPINILPRDDMPPSLVNNVALEVPEGGALRLRPAALLASDPDSPDDHILFRVDTLPRAGRLVSRADPRNPGLPVTSFLQRELTQGLIFYQHSGDEIFEDSFDVTLADSHVPPNLSEAYTVSVVVFPMEDELPVESGGSVRHLTLKETQVAFVTRAHLRFSHPEHPHADLTYTITLPCHSPTRPSLMDAGRLIFVDGAAALRRDPTAPALKSFTQVGAWMGGQAVDRSADRACCGPWQHGVDHLKVAYMPPLEDIGPDPLDVRFVFTVSDRRGGALSGLDFNITVTPVNDRPPEAFTNLLRVEEGGTVCVTDEHVLVRDSDTHQSNLKVLLERPPRCGRLELRGQSLGPGDSFTLADLRGLAVRYVHDDSESTEDDAGLRVTDGVNAVLLDLLIHVVPVNDVPPQLNAGLQGELRCPEGGRVQLTADYVAATDRDSEDAELIFMLLRKPARGELHRAGLPVDKFTQMDLLQGHVFYVHTGGEIGPASTSDTVTLIISDGNEGGTDGCCVPLHGTLPVYDLNITLLPVNNKIPSVVLGASALQVDEGLRVCLRGAILGASDPDSTPEQLTFHLDAKPLHGFLENVQPAAGSEKSNAGIAVESFKLDELTSGFVNYVQSEHKGAEPTADRLLISVSDGLHHSASVPVDIVIKPTNDEAPSLRLANFTVKEGGTRELTPSLLDAFDLDAPPDELTFSLSAAPAHGSLKASVSHPGKEASASAIAVMSFTLRQLRQGMHLWYAHDDSESLDDRLTLRLTDGVHSLSATATVTVQPVDDHPPHLLKNAGAEVEPGVRRRLSTVVLQAEDADTPAHELFYLLHATPRLGNLQLESETGPMELGAGQNFTQDDVDANRLSYMPGERTDAAGFKGHDGFSFSLSDLEHQSSLHTFSINISAAHKGDIFVWTGEVRVRAGERVVLNTDFLRAWDGGGRPKRLRYTVTVAPRHGLLHAGTQPGVPLDTFTQMDVAAQRVCYTHDNGQLQRSDTFSFVVSNGERTQVGSVHLSIEEVDRIPPTLEVNAGMRVQDGGMATITAEHLRLSDAQASASKLTFTLTRLPRYGRLLLRGIPLGSAPSLLTQAGFTQADVDGRQLAYRHDPGADPTSRPLNDSFHFLPADGRNRGYLKYGQLRTEPAVFHIHVEHADRSAPFLTALGCPSEVVQLSDSRQALLITSKHLRAADTRSPSDQLQFAVITPPRFGHLENIRTGAYVQGRFSQRDVEGRSLVYVVPADVDVTEDGFLFRLSDPAGNVAVPQMLNLSWSRIELTASCFRMCETAGMLQIQIQRRGKSVDPAYVAIQAQDGTAKAGRDFTHSTAGLIQFDPGVDRKTWNIYLEADGLEENDEDFTVTLRNPKNAVLGQTTSAKVEIIDPRGDISKNMPAATFC, from the exons TCGCCCGGCCTGGTGGACTTGGGCCCGACCACCCTGGGGGTTCCCAACTTTTATGCACTCTCCAATGCCATTGACCGCTCGGTCGTCAACATCAGAAGCCAGCACGGTGCGGCGTGCACCGTGCGATTGGTCACCGCCGCTGGAGTGCTGACCGCCGGCCAGCTGGTGCGGGAGGACGATCCTCTCCAGAGGAAAGGTATGGGGCTGTTTACCAAGCCCCCCACTTCCTTCCACGGTCCGACCGACTCATTTGAAG GTCGTGACGTGGCAGCACTTTGCCCGGGCAACCGAGCCTGCGCGTCGGGCACCAAGGAAGTCCATTTCCTGAAGACCAACTGCCACGACTTCCTGAGTTTGGGCCTCAAGTACCGACACCTAAGCCCGCCCTCGCCCGACCTTGACTACATCGCCATCAGCGTGGAGCTGAGGGAGCAGGAGACCAGGGCTCTGCTGGAG ACGCAGTCTCTGTGGCTGCCTGTCCGGATCGTCGGGGCAACGCCCAACCAGCCACCGCGGGCCACCTTCATGGCGTCCTTCATCCTGGAAGTGGACCAGTTTGTCCTGACGCCCATCACCACCGCCACACTGGACGCTGAAGACCTCGAGGGCCCCAAAGACGGGCTGGCGTTCAACGTGAGCGTCCCACCTCCCCGAGGCTACATCACCCACCTGGACAAGCATAGCAAGCCGGTCGGCTCATTCAGCTGGTCCGACCTCCACTACCTTAAGGTGGCCTACCAGCCGCCCAACAGCAGCCGCCCCGCGCGCGACAACTTTCAG ATGGAGTTCCGGGCCATTGATGCTTCCGACGCTTTCAGTCCGCCCATTGTTGTCCATGTGTCCATCAGGGCAGCGGAGACCGACGCGCCCCGGGTCTCCTGGAACACGG GTTTAGACCTGCTGGAGGGTCAATCGCGAGCCATCACGTGGGAGGAGCTGCAGATTGTGGACCGCGACAACCTCGATGACGTCGTCCTGGTTGCTGTGGATGGGCCCACCCACGGGTGCCTCATTGTGAGAG GTGTGAAGGCGTTTGCGTTCGGTGTGCGAGACCTGCGCGAGGGCATGGTGGCCTACGAGCACTCGGACAGTGAGAGCACCCGCGATCATGTGGTCTTCCGCATCAGCGACGGGCGCCATAGCCTGCGCTATAAGTTCCCCATCAACATCCTGCCACGCGACGACATGCCGCCCTCCCTGGTCAACAATGTGGCGCTGGAGGTGCCCGAGGGTGGCGCCCTCAGGCTGCGCCCAGCCGCCCTCTTAGCCTCCGACCCGGATTCGCCCGACGACCACATCCTCTTCAGGGTGGACACCCTCCCCAGGGCCGGCCGGCTTGTCTCCAGAGCCGACCCACGCAACCccg GCCTTCCAGTCACTTCCTTCCTCCAGCGCGAGTTGACTCAGGGTCTGATCTTCTACCAACACTCCGGAGACGAAATCTTTGAGGACTCCTTTGATGTCACGCTGGCCGACTCGCACGTGCCGCCCAACCTCTCGGAAGCTTAC ACGGTGTCAGTGGTGGTGTTCCCGATGGAGGACGAGCTCCCGGTGGAGTCCGGAGGCAGCGTGCGTCACCTGACGCTGAAGGAGACTCAAGTGGCCTTTGTCACCCGCGCGCACCTGCGCTTCAGCCACCCCGAACACCCACATGCCGACCTCACCTACACCATCACCCTGCCCTGTCACAGCCCGACGCGTCCCAG TTTGATGGACGCCGGCCGCCTCATCTTTGTAGACGGCGCCGCCGCCCTGCGGCGGGACCCCACGGCGCCGGCGCTCAAGTCCTTCACACAGGTGGGTGCGTGGATGGGCGGGCAAGCGGTGGACCGGAGTGCTGACCGCGCGTGTTGTGGCCCGTGGCAGCACGGGGTCGACCACCTGAAGGTGGCGTACATGCCGCCCCTGGAGGACATCGGCCCTGACCCACTCGATGTCCGATTTGTCTTCACTGTCAGCGACCGTCGCGGCGGTGCCCTTTCCGGCCTTGACTTCAATATCACCGTCACACCCGTGAACGACCGGCCGCCCGAG GCTTTCACCAACCTGCTGCGCGTGGAGGAAGGTGGGACGGTGTGCGTGACGGACGAGCACGTGCTGGTGCGCGACAGCGACACCCACCAATCGAACCTCAAGGTGTTGCTGGAGCGCCCGCCGCGCTGCGGTCGACTGGAACTGCGTGGGCAGAGCCTGGGACCCGGCGACTCATTCACGCTGGCCGATCTCAGAGGACTCGCCGTCAG GTACGTCCACGACGACTCGGAGAGCACAGAGGACGACGCCGGACTTCGCGTGACGGATGGCGTCAACGCCGTCTTGCTAGACCTGCTCATCCAC GTGGTGCCCGTGAACGACGTACCTCCGCAGCTGAACGCGGGCCTGCAGGGCGAGCTGCGCTGCCCCGAGGGCGGCCGCGTCCAGCTGACTGCTGACTACGTGGCGGCCACTGACCGCGACAGTGAGGATGCCGAGCTGATTTTCATGTTGCTGCGGAAGCCCGCCAGGGGCGAGCTGCACAGGGCGGGACTTCCAGTGGACAAGTTCACCCAGATGGACCTCCTGCAGGGTCACGTGTTCTACGTGCACACGG GTGGCGAGATTGGCCCCGCCTCCACATCCGACACCGTCACGCTCATCATCTCCGACGGCAACGAGGGCGGGACAGACGGCTGTTGCGTACCTCTGCATGGCACGCTCCCTGTGTACGACCTCAACATCACGCTGCTTCCGGTCAATAACAAAATTCCCAGCGTGGTCCTGG GAGCGTCCGCGTTGCAGGTGGACGAGGGTTTGAGGGTGTGCCTGCGCGGAGCCATCCTGGGGGCCTCGGACCCCGATAGCACTCCCGAGCAGCTGACCTTTCACTTGGATGCCAAGCCCCTGCACGGCTTCCTGGAAAACGTTCAGCCAGCAGCCGGGTCAGAAAAGAGCAATGCGGGAATCGCCGTAG AGTCATTCAAGCTGGACGAGTTGACGTCGGGCTTCGTCAACTACGTCCAATCAGAACACAAAGGGGCGGAGCCCACGGCGGACCGATTGCTCATTAGTGTGAGTGATGGCTTGCATCACTCTGCCTCTGTCCCCGTCGACATCGTCATCAAGCCCACCAATGATGAGGCGCCGTCGCTGCGTCTCGCCAACTTTACA GTGAAGGAGGGAGGCACGCGGGAGTTGACACCGTCCCTCCTGGACGCCTTTGACCTGGATGCCCCCCCGGACGAGCTGACCTTCAGCCTGTCAGCGGCGCCGGCGCACGGCAGCCTGAAGGCGAGCGTCTCCCACCCCGGAAAAGAGGCCAGCGCTTCCGCCATCGCCGTCATGTCCTTCACCCTGCGGCAGCTGCGCCAGG GCATGCACCTGTGGTACGCGCACGATGACTCGGAGAGTCTGGATGACCGGCTGACTCTGCGACTGACAGACGGCGTCCACTCGCTCAGTGCTACCGCCACCGTTACCGTGCAGCCCGTTGACGACCACCCGCCCCACCTCCTCAA GAATGCCGGGGCAGAGGTGGAGCCTGGTGTGCGGCGGCGGCTCTCTACCGTGGTCCTTCAGGCCGAGGATGCCGACACGCCGGCGCATGAACTCTTCTACCTGctgcacgccacgccacgcttgGGAAATCTGCAGTTGGAG AGCGAGACTGGCCCGATGGAGCTGGGGGCAGGTCAGAACTTCACTCAGGATGACGTGGATGCAAACCGGCTGAGCTACATGCCTGGCGAGCGCACCGACGCGGCCGGGTTCAAAGGTCACGACGGGTTCAGCTTCAGCCTCAGCGACCTGGAACACCAAAGCTCGCTCCACACCTTTTCTATCAACATCAGCGCCGCCCACAAAG GTGACATCTTTGTGTGGACGGGCGAGGTGCGCGTAAGGGCGGGAGAGCGCGTGGTCCTGAACACCGACTTCCTACGGGCGTGGGACGGCGGTGGGCGCCCCAAGCGGCTGCGCTACACGGTGACGGTGGCGCCGCGCCACGGCCTGCTGCACGCCGGAACGCAGCCTGGCGTGCCGCTCGACACCTTCACGCAAATGGACGTGGCTGCGCAGCGCGTCTGCTACACGCACGACAACGGGCAACTGCAACGCAGCGACACCTTCAG TTTTGTGGTGAGCAACGGTGAGCGGACACAAGTCGGCAGCGTGCATTTGTCCATCGAAGAGGTAGACCGCATCCCGCCGACGTTGGAGGTCAACGCGGGCATGCGCGTGCAAGACGGCGGCATGGCGACCATCACCGCCGAGCACCTGCGGCTCAGTGATGCTCAGGCGTCTGCCTCCAAGCTCACCTTCACGCTGACCCGGCTGCCGCGATACGGACGCTTGCTGCTGCGGGGCATCCCGCTCGGCTCCGCGCCCAGCCTCCTGACGCAGGCGGGCTTCACCCAGGCGGACGTGGATGGGCGCCAACTGGCTTACCGGCATGACCCGGGGGCCGACCCGACGAGCCGGCCGCTCAACGACAGCTTCCACTTCCTGCCTGCCGACGGCCGCAACCGGGGCTACTTGAAATACGGGCAGTTGAGGACGGAGCCGGCTGTCTTTCACATACAC GTGGAGCATGCGGACCGCTCGGCTCCCTTCCTAACTGCCTTGGGTTGCCCCAGCGAGGTGGTCCAGCTGAGCGACAGCCGCCAGGCACTGTTGATCACGTCCAAGCATCTGCGGGCCGCCGACACTCGCAGTCCGTCTGATCAGCTCCAGTTTGCCGTTATCACACCGCCCCGCTTTGGCCACCTGGAGAATATCCGCACCG GAGCTTAcgtccaaggccgtttctcacagCGAGATGTAGAGGGGCGCTCGCTGGTCTACGTGGTGCCTGCCGACGTAGACGTGACGGAAGACGGCTTCCTGTTCCGACTAAGCGACCCGGCAGGGAACGTCGCCGTGCCGCAAAT GCTGAACCTTTCCTGGTCCCGAATCGAGTTGACAGCCAGCTGTTTTCGGATGTGCGAGACGGCGGGAATGCTCCAGATCCAGATTCAACGGCGTGGGAAGAGTGTCGACCCGGCCTACGTGGCCATCCAG GCACAGGACGGGACTGCCAAAGCGGGTAGAGACTTTACACACAGCACAGCCGGACTGATACAGTTCGATCCAG GAGTGGACAGGAAAACGTGGAACATTTACCTGGAAGCCGACGGCCTGGAGGAGAATGACGAGGACTTCACGGTCACGTTGAGGAACCCCAAGAACGCCGTCTTGGGACAGACGACCTCAGCCAAGGTGGAAATAATTGACCCCAGAGGAG ACATTAGCAAGAACATGCCAGCCGCAACATTTTGTTAA